A single window of Stigmatopora nigra isolate UIUO_SnigA chromosome 22, RoL_Snig_1.1, whole genome shotgun sequence DNA harbors:
- the LOC144215395 gene encoding tenascin-like isoform X1, whose protein sequence is MGMKGLILCCVLLSMVLKPSASGLVKKVIRHRREALIPKKNQENLTLPNPDQPVVFNHVYNINVPSTSLCSVDLDSPGGTVPNHNNGALDMRNTEHMEHTVDGDNQIVFTHRINIPKQACGCNNQAPDLKEILNRLEMLETELSSLREQCGSGAGCCGSQVTGEVATKPYCNGRGNWSADTCSCVCEPGWKGSNCTDPECTNDCQDQGRCVDGKCECFEGFTGHDCGIELCLPDCGDYGHCVEGTCLCEDGFFGEECSQTNCLNNCLGRGRCIDDDCVCDEPWTGYDCSELICPNDCYDRGRCVNGTCFCEEGFTGEDCGEVTCPGQCNNRGMCVKGMCVCQSGYIGEDCSKLTCPQNCNQRGHCFNGKCICDPGFEGEDCSVLSCPENCSNKGQCVNGECMCDEGYQGEDCSELTCPNNCLDRGRCVNGQCICDKGFTGEDCSIKTCPKDCLGRGECVDGKCVCFVGFTGKGCGELTCPNDCLGRGHCVNGQCVCHKGFTGEDCSEKTCPKNCLDRGYCNDGLCVCYEGFTGIDCAIITCPGDCQNQGLCDNGVCICNEGFVGEDCSAVSPPKDLTVEEVTPETVDLSWNNEMRVTEYLITYVPTSPGGLELDVRVPGDQKKATVRELEPGIEYLISVYAILNNKKSIPVTARVATHLPEPEGLKFKAVRETSVEVQWDPLDIPFDGWNLIFRNTKEEDGEILSSLGRPDTTFEQSGLGPGQEYEVKLEVVKNKKRGPPASKNVVTRIDAPLQVNIRDVTDTTALVTWFQPVANVDGISISFGPSSSPADRSMVELSSTDTQYHLGGLMPDTQYEVSLTARRGDRSSVPVYESFLTDLDAPRELEKLELTDESITLEWKNSQAKVENYRIKYGPLSGGEHRELLFPAGPKDTTHAKIIGLRPGTEYGMGVTAVKDERESLPTTTNAVTALDAPKDLTVIEVTETTMMMEWRRPLAKLDSYRLVYVSADGQRAEEVVPGVSESYTLRGLTAGMLYTISITAERGRRTSAATTISAPTAEEKPIVGNFTVSDVSWDSFLLSWSAEEGAFEAFLIEITDAETGAEWQNQTVSADARSIVISGLTPATWYRANLYGVYGGLFLDPVFADTITETEPQVQALQLSDITPESFRLVWTAEEDAFDTFVIMVSQAESPDQPQELVLGGEDRSAQVSNLNEDTQYQIEIFGLILGRRSKSIIEGVRTDLGPPKGIRFSDVTDSSATVHWVMPRARVDNYRVTYVPAHGGNAKSLTVDGSSSQIVLPNLIPGVTYEVTVIALKAQRESEPGSDSVTTALDKPRGLTAVNITDSEALLLWQPAIATVDGYVITYSADSVAPVMERVSGNVVEFVMTTLVPATRYTVKVYAIRDLAKSAVTTTEFVTDVDAPHDLAASNIQTESGLLTWKPPRADITGYILSFESTDGVIREVVLSPNAVSYNMVQLSASTEYSVRLQAIAGPKRSRVISTAFTTTGVLYKYPRDCSQALLNGDTTSGLYTIYLAGDESQPIQVYCDMTTDGGGWIIFLKRQSGRLEFFRNWKNYTAGFGDMNDEFWLGLSNLHKLTAGGQYELRVDLRDKGETAYAHYDKFSVSEPRTRYKVHVGGYSGTAGDSMTYHHGRPFSTFDHDNDIAVTNCALSYKGAFWYKNCHRVNLMGRYGDNSHSKGVNWFHWKGHEHSIEFAEMKIRPSNFRNLEGRRKRS, encoded by the exons GCACACGGTGGATGGTGACAATCAGATCGTCTTCACCCACCGGATAAATATCCCTAAGCAGGCGTGTGGCTGCAACAACCAGGCACCTGATCTAAAAGAAATCCTAAACAGACTGGAGATGTTGGAGACGGAACTTTCCAGTCTGAGAGAGCAATGTGGCAGTGGGGCAGGTTGCTGTGGATCTCAAGTTACGG gagAAGTCGCCACCAAACCCTATTGTAATGGCCGTGGAAACTGGAGCGCTGACACCTGCAGCTGTGTATGTGAGCCAGGGTGGAAAGGTTCCAACTGCACAGATCCCGAATGTACCAATGACTGCCAAGACCAGGGCCGCTGTGTGGATGGGAAATGTGAATGCTTCGAAGGCTTCACCGGTCATGACTGTGGCATTGAGCTATGCCTCCCGGACTGTGGTGATTACGGTCATTGTGTTGAAGGAACTTGCCTCTGCGAGGACGGCTTCTTTGGCGAGGAATGCTCCCAGACAAACTGCCTCAACAACTGTCTGGGTCGTGGACGTTGCATCGATGACGATTGCGTCTGCGATGAGCCGTGGACGGGCTATGACTGCTCCGAGCTTATCTGTCCAAACGACTGCTATGACCGTGGACGCTGTGTCAACGGCACTTGCTTCTGTGAGGAGGGTTTCACTGGAGAAGACTGCGGTGAAGTCACTTGTCCAGGACAATGTAACAACCGTGGCATGTGTGTGaagggaatgtgtgtgtgtcagagcGGCTATATTGGCGAAGATTGCTCCAAGCTCACTTGTCCGCAAAACTGCAATCAGCGAGGCCATTGCTTCAACGGCAAATGCATCTGTGACCCAGGATTTGAGGGTGAAGATTGTTCTGTTCTATCATGCCCTGAAAATTGCAGCAACAAAGGCCAGTGTGTAAATGGAGAGTGTATGTGTGATGAAGGATACCAAGGAGAGGACTGCAGCGAGCTTACCTGCCCCAACAACTGCCTAGATCGTGGGCGTTGTGTTAACGGTCAGTGTATATGCGATAAAGGATTCACTGGGGAGGACTGCAGCATCAAGACCTGTCCTAAAGACTGCTTGGGCCGTGGGGAGTGTGTGGATGGCAAGTGTGTGTGCTTCGTTGGTTTCACTGGCAAAGGCTGCGGTGAGCTAACATGCCCCAATGACTGTCTGGGCCGTGGCCACTGTGTGAATGGCCAATGTGTTTGTCACAAGGGTTTCACTGGTGAGGACTGCAGTGAGAAGACATGTCCTAAAAACTGTTTGGACAGAGGATATTGCAATGATGGCCTCTGCGTATGCTATGAAGGCTTCACTGGGATTGATTGTGCCATCATAACCTGCCCTGGAGACTGCCAGAACCAGGGACTATGTGATAATGGTGTTTGTATCTGCAATGAAGGTTTCGTTGGGGAGGACTGCTCAGCAG TTTCCCCACCAAAGGACCTAACTGTTGAAGAGGTCACACCTGAGACGGTGGATTTGTCTTGGAATAATGAGATGCGTGTGACAGAATACCTCATCACCTACGTTCCTACCTCCCCTGGAGGTTTGGAGCTTGATGTGCGGGTTCCGGGGGACCAGAAGAAAGCCACAGTTAGAGAGCTTGAACCAGGCATTGAGTATCTGATCAGCGTTTATGCTATTCTCAACAACAAGAAAAGCATTCCTGTTACCGCGAGGGTGGCAACAC ACCTTCCTGAGCCTGAGGGACTGAAATTCAAAGCAGTGCGCGAGACATCCGTGGAAGTACAATGGGACCCTCTGGATATCCCCTTTGATGGCTGGAACCTCATCTTCAGAAACACT AAAGAGGAAGACGGCGAAATTTTGAGCTCCCTCGGCCGTCCAGACACAACCTTTGAACAGTCTGGCTTGGGCCCAGGCCAAGAATATGAAGTGAAACTGGAAGTTGTTAAAAATAAGAAGCGCGGACCACCTGCCTCCAAGAATGTTGTCACAA GGATAGACGCACCACTCCAAGTGAACATCCGTGACGTGACGGACACAACAGCGTTGGTGACGTGGTTCCAGCCTGTGGCCAATGTGGATGGGATCAGCATCTCTTTTGGGCCTAGTTCCAGCCCTGCTGATCGCAGCATGGTTGAGCTTTCCTCCACAGACACTCAATACCACCTCGGAGGACTCATGCCAGACACCCAGTATGAAGTGTCTCTGACAGCCCGGCGGGGAGACCGGTCTAGTGTCCCTGTCTATGAATCATTCCTCACAG ACTTGGATGCCCCCAGGGAACTTGAGAAGTTGGAGCTGACTGATGAAAGCATCACTCTTGAGTGGAAAAATAGTCAAGCGAAGGTGGAAAACTACCGCATCAAGTATGGACCTCTCTCTGGAGGTGAACACAGGGAACTGCTCTTCCCAGCCGGACCCAAAGACACAACTCACGCCAAGATCATTG GTCTGAGACCAGGCACAGAGTATGGAATGGGAGTGACAGCAGTAAAAGATGAACGGGAGAGTCTGCCCACGACCACCAATGCTGTGACCG CACTGGATGCTCCAAAGGACCTAACTGTTATTGAGGTGACAGAAACAACAATGATGATGGAGTGGAGACGCCCACTGGCCAAGCTGGACTCCTACCGACTTGTCTATGTTTCCGCTGATGGTCAAAGAGCAGAGGAGGTGGTTCCTGGAGTTTCTGAGTCTTACACATTGAGAGGCCTGACAGCAGGCATGCTCTATACCATCAGCATCACCGCCGAGAGGGGCCGCAGGACAAGTGCAGCAACCACCATCTCGGCACCGACAG CGGAGGAGAAACCCATTGTGGGTAATTTCACTGTCAGCGATGTGTCATGGGACAGCTTCCTCCTGTCCTGGTCTGCAGAGGAAGGGGCCTTTGAAGCGTTTCTGATCGAGATTACAGATGCAGAAACGGGTGCTGAGTGGCAAAATCAAACTGTGTCAGCCGATGCTCGCAGTATTGTCATCTCTGGCCTAACTCCCGCTACCTGGTACAGAGCCAATCTGTACGGGGTCTACGGGGGCCTCTTCTTAGATCCTGTATTTGCAGACACCATCACAG AGACTGAACCACAGGTGCAGGCTCTCCAACTATCTGACATCACTCCTGAGAGCTTTAGATTGGTCTGGACAGCAGAAGAAGATGCCTTCGACACCTTTGTCATAATGGTGAGCCAGGCTGAGAGTCCAGACCAACCACAAGAGCTGGTGTTGGGTGGCGAAGACAGGAGCGCACAAGTGTCAAACCTCAACGAAGACACACAGTaccaaattgaaatatttggaCTAATTTTGGGAAGACGATCCAAGTCTATAATCGAGGGGGTGAGAACAG ATCTGGGTCCACCCAAAGGCATACGTTTCTCTGATGTCACTGATTCATCTGCTACTGTCCACTGGGTTATGCCAAGAGCCCGTGTGGACAACTACAGGGTCACATATGTGCCTGCTCATGGAG GAAATGCCAAGTCTCTGACTGTGGATGGATCAAGCTCACAGATTGTACTACCCAACTTGATACCGGGTGTTACCTACGAGGTTACTGTCATTGCACTCAAGGCGCAGAGGGAGAGCGAGCCTGGTTCTGACAGCGTTACTACTG CTTTAGATAAACCACGTGGTCTGACTGCAGTGAATATTACAGACAGTGAAGCTCTACTTCTCTGGCAGCCCGCTATCGCTACTGTAGATGGCTACGTTATCACGTACAGTGCAGACTCAG TGGCTCCAGTGATGGAGCGCGTGTCAGGAAATGTGGTAGAGTTTGTGATGACCACACTGGTGCCAGCAACTCGATATACTGTAAAGGTTTATGCCATTAGGGATTTGGCCAAAAGCGCAGTAACAACAACTGAATTTGTCAcgg ATGTGGATGCACCTCATGACTTGGCAGCCAGCAACATCCAGACAGAGTCAGGATTACTAACCTGGAAGCCACCACGTGCTGATATTACTGGGTACATTCTCAGTTTTGAGTCTACTGATGGCGTCATTCGG GAAGTGGTTCTCAGTCCCAATGCAGTTTCCTACAATATGGTTCAGCTCAGTGCTTCAACAGAATACTCAGTTAGGCTGCAGGCCATAGCCGGGCCAAAGAGAAGCAGAGTTATCAGCACTGCCTTCACCACAA CTGGTGTACTCTACAAATACCCCAGGGATTGCTCCCAGGCATTGCTAAATGGTGATACCACATCTGGTCTGTACACCATCTATCTGGCTGGAGATGAGAGCCAACCTATTCAGGTTTACTGTGACATGACCACTGATGGAGGCGGATGGATT ATTTTCCTTAAACGCCAAAGTGGAAGGCTAGAATTTTTCCGAAACTGGAAGAATTACACAGCTGGCTTTGGGGACATGAATGATGAATTCTGGCTGG gTTTGTCCAACCTACATAAACTCACAGCTGGGGGTCAGTATGAGCTGCGGGTGGACCTTAGAGACAAAGGAGAAACAGCCTATGCTCATTACGACAAGTTTTCTGTCTCTGAACCCAGGACGCGCTACAAAGTCCATGTGGGTGGATACAGTGGAACGGCAG GTGACTCAATGACATATCACCATGGTCGTCCATTCTCCACTTTCGACCATGACAATGACATCGCCGTTACCAACTGTGCTCTTTCATACAAGGGCGCTTTCTGGTATAAAAACTGTCACCGTGTCAATCTCATGGGAAGATATGGTGATAACAGTCACAGCAAG GGCGTCAATTGGTTCCACTGGAAGGGCCATGAGCACTCCATTGAGTTTGCAGAGATGAAAATCAGGCCATCCAACTTCAGAAACCTAGAAGGACGGAGGAAACGCTCTTAA
- the LOC144215395 gene encoding tenascin-like isoform X2, giving the protein MGMKGLILCCVLLSMVLKPSASGLVKKVIRHRREALIPKKNQENLTLPNPDQPVVFNHVYNINVPSTSLCSVDLDSPGGTVPNHNNGALDMRNTEHMEHTVDGDNQIVFTHRINIPKQACGCNNQAPDLKEILNRLEMLETELSSLREQCGSGAGCCGSQVTGEVATKPYCNGRGNWSADTCSCVCEPGWKGSNCTDPECTNDCQDQGRCVDGKCECFEGFTGHDCGIELCLPDCGDYGHCVEGTCLCEDGFFGEECSQTNCLNNCLGRGRCIDDDCVCDEPWTGYDCSELICPNDCYDRGRCVNGTCFCEEGFTGEDCGEVTCPGQCNNRGMCVKGMCVCQSGYIGEDCSKLTCPQNCNQRGHCFNGKCICDPGFEGEDCSVLSCPENCSNKGQCVNGECMCDEGYQGEDCSELTCPNNCLDRGRCVNGQCICDKGFTGEDCSIKTCPKDCLGRGECVDGKCVCFVGFTGKGCGELTCPNDCLGRGHCVNGQCVCHKGFTGEDCSEKTCPKNCLDRGYCNDGLCVCYEGFTGIDCAIITCPGDCQNQGLCDNGVCICNEGFVGEDCSAVSPPKDLTVEEVTPETVDLSWNNEMRVTEYLITYVPTSPGGLELDVRVPGDQKKATVRELEPGIEYLISVYAILNNKKSIPVTARVATHLPEPEGLKFKAVRETSVEVQWDPLDIPFDGWNLIFRNTKEEDGEILSSLGRPDTTFEQSGLGPGQEYEVKLEVVKNKKRGPPASKNVVTRIDAPLQVNIRDVTDTTALVTWFQPVANVDGISISFGPSSSPADRSMVELSSTDTQYHLGGLMPDTQYEVSLTARRGDRSSVPVYESFLTDLDAPRELEKLELTDESITLEWKNSQAKVENYRIKYGPLSGGEHRELLFPAGPKDTTHAKIIGLRPGTEYGMGVTAVKDERESLPTTTNAVTALDAPKDLTVIEVTETTMMMEWRRPLAKLDSYRLVYVSADGQRAEEVVPGVSESYTLRGLTAGMLYTISITAERGRRTSAATTISAPTAEEKPIVGNFTVSDVSWDSFLLSWSAEEGAFEAFLIEITDAETGAEWQNQTVSADARSIVISGLTPATWYRANLYGVYGGLFLDPVFADTITDLGPPKGIRFSDVTDSSATVHWVMPRARVDNYRVTYVPAHGGNAKSLTVDGSSSQIVLPNLIPGVTYEVTVIALKAQRESEPGSDSVTTALDKPRGLTAVNITDSEALLLWQPAIATVDGYVITYSADSVAPVMERVSGNVVEFVMTTLVPATRYTVKVYAIRDLAKSAVTTTEFVTDVDAPHDLAASNIQTESGLLTWKPPRADITGYILSFESTDGVIREVVLSPNAVSYNMVQLSASTEYSVRLQAIAGPKRSRVISTAFTTTGVLYKYPRDCSQALLNGDTTSGLYTIYLAGDESQPIQVYCDMTTDGGGWIIFLKRQSGRLEFFRNWKNYTAGFGDMNDEFWLGLSNLHKLTAGGQYELRVDLRDKGETAYAHYDKFSVSEPRTRYKVHVGGYSGTAGDSMTYHHGRPFSTFDHDNDIAVTNCALSYKGAFWYKNCHRVNLMGRYGDNSHSKGVNWFHWKGHEHSIEFAEMKIRPSNFRNLEGRRKRS; this is encoded by the exons GCACACGGTGGATGGTGACAATCAGATCGTCTTCACCCACCGGATAAATATCCCTAAGCAGGCGTGTGGCTGCAACAACCAGGCACCTGATCTAAAAGAAATCCTAAACAGACTGGAGATGTTGGAGACGGAACTTTCCAGTCTGAGAGAGCAATGTGGCAGTGGGGCAGGTTGCTGTGGATCTCAAGTTACGG gagAAGTCGCCACCAAACCCTATTGTAATGGCCGTGGAAACTGGAGCGCTGACACCTGCAGCTGTGTATGTGAGCCAGGGTGGAAAGGTTCCAACTGCACAGATCCCGAATGTACCAATGACTGCCAAGACCAGGGCCGCTGTGTGGATGGGAAATGTGAATGCTTCGAAGGCTTCACCGGTCATGACTGTGGCATTGAGCTATGCCTCCCGGACTGTGGTGATTACGGTCATTGTGTTGAAGGAACTTGCCTCTGCGAGGACGGCTTCTTTGGCGAGGAATGCTCCCAGACAAACTGCCTCAACAACTGTCTGGGTCGTGGACGTTGCATCGATGACGATTGCGTCTGCGATGAGCCGTGGACGGGCTATGACTGCTCCGAGCTTATCTGTCCAAACGACTGCTATGACCGTGGACGCTGTGTCAACGGCACTTGCTTCTGTGAGGAGGGTTTCACTGGAGAAGACTGCGGTGAAGTCACTTGTCCAGGACAATGTAACAACCGTGGCATGTGTGTGaagggaatgtgtgtgtgtcagagcGGCTATATTGGCGAAGATTGCTCCAAGCTCACTTGTCCGCAAAACTGCAATCAGCGAGGCCATTGCTTCAACGGCAAATGCATCTGTGACCCAGGATTTGAGGGTGAAGATTGTTCTGTTCTATCATGCCCTGAAAATTGCAGCAACAAAGGCCAGTGTGTAAATGGAGAGTGTATGTGTGATGAAGGATACCAAGGAGAGGACTGCAGCGAGCTTACCTGCCCCAACAACTGCCTAGATCGTGGGCGTTGTGTTAACGGTCAGTGTATATGCGATAAAGGATTCACTGGGGAGGACTGCAGCATCAAGACCTGTCCTAAAGACTGCTTGGGCCGTGGGGAGTGTGTGGATGGCAAGTGTGTGTGCTTCGTTGGTTTCACTGGCAAAGGCTGCGGTGAGCTAACATGCCCCAATGACTGTCTGGGCCGTGGCCACTGTGTGAATGGCCAATGTGTTTGTCACAAGGGTTTCACTGGTGAGGACTGCAGTGAGAAGACATGTCCTAAAAACTGTTTGGACAGAGGATATTGCAATGATGGCCTCTGCGTATGCTATGAAGGCTTCACTGGGATTGATTGTGCCATCATAACCTGCCCTGGAGACTGCCAGAACCAGGGACTATGTGATAATGGTGTTTGTATCTGCAATGAAGGTTTCGTTGGGGAGGACTGCTCAGCAG TTTCCCCACCAAAGGACCTAACTGTTGAAGAGGTCACACCTGAGACGGTGGATTTGTCTTGGAATAATGAGATGCGTGTGACAGAATACCTCATCACCTACGTTCCTACCTCCCCTGGAGGTTTGGAGCTTGATGTGCGGGTTCCGGGGGACCAGAAGAAAGCCACAGTTAGAGAGCTTGAACCAGGCATTGAGTATCTGATCAGCGTTTATGCTATTCTCAACAACAAGAAAAGCATTCCTGTTACCGCGAGGGTGGCAACAC ACCTTCCTGAGCCTGAGGGACTGAAATTCAAAGCAGTGCGCGAGACATCCGTGGAAGTACAATGGGACCCTCTGGATATCCCCTTTGATGGCTGGAACCTCATCTTCAGAAACACT AAAGAGGAAGACGGCGAAATTTTGAGCTCCCTCGGCCGTCCAGACACAACCTTTGAACAGTCTGGCTTGGGCCCAGGCCAAGAATATGAAGTGAAACTGGAAGTTGTTAAAAATAAGAAGCGCGGACCACCTGCCTCCAAGAATGTTGTCACAA GGATAGACGCACCACTCCAAGTGAACATCCGTGACGTGACGGACACAACAGCGTTGGTGACGTGGTTCCAGCCTGTGGCCAATGTGGATGGGATCAGCATCTCTTTTGGGCCTAGTTCCAGCCCTGCTGATCGCAGCATGGTTGAGCTTTCCTCCACAGACACTCAATACCACCTCGGAGGACTCATGCCAGACACCCAGTATGAAGTGTCTCTGACAGCCCGGCGGGGAGACCGGTCTAGTGTCCCTGTCTATGAATCATTCCTCACAG ACTTGGATGCCCCCAGGGAACTTGAGAAGTTGGAGCTGACTGATGAAAGCATCACTCTTGAGTGGAAAAATAGTCAAGCGAAGGTGGAAAACTACCGCATCAAGTATGGACCTCTCTCTGGAGGTGAACACAGGGAACTGCTCTTCCCAGCCGGACCCAAAGACACAACTCACGCCAAGATCATTG GTCTGAGACCAGGCACAGAGTATGGAATGGGAGTGACAGCAGTAAAAGATGAACGGGAGAGTCTGCCCACGACCACCAATGCTGTGACCG CACTGGATGCTCCAAAGGACCTAACTGTTATTGAGGTGACAGAAACAACAATGATGATGGAGTGGAGACGCCCACTGGCCAAGCTGGACTCCTACCGACTTGTCTATGTTTCCGCTGATGGTCAAAGAGCAGAGGAGGTGGTTCCTGGAGTTTCTGAGTCTTACACATTGAGAGGCCTGACAGCAGGCATGCTCTATACCATCAGCATCACCGCCGAGAGGGGCCGCAGGACAAGTGCAGCAACCACCATCTCGGCACCGACAG CGGAGGAGAAACCCATTGTGGGTAATTTCACTGTCAGCGATGTGTCATGGGACAGCTTCCTCCTGTCCTGGTCTGCAGAGGAAGGGGCCTTTGAAGCGTTTCTGATCGAGATTACAGATGCAGAAACGGGTGCTGAGTGGCAAAATCAAACTGTGTCAGCCGATGCTCGCAGTATTGTCATCTCTGGCCTAACTCCCGCTACCTGGTACAGAGCCAATCTGTACGGGGTCTACGGGGGCCTCTTCTTAGATCCTGTATTTGCAGACACCATCACAG ATCTGGGTCCACCCAAAGGCATACGTTTCTCTGATGTCACTGATTCATCTGCTACTGTCCACTGGGTTATGCCAAGAGCCCGTGTGGACAACTACAGGGTCACATATGTGCCTGCTCATGGAG GAAATGCCAAGTCTCTGACTGTGGATGGATCAAGCTCACAGATTGTACTACCCAACTTGATACCGGGTGTTACCTACGAGGTTACTGTCATTGCACTCAAGGCGCAGAGGGAGAGCGAGCCTGGTTCTGACAGCGTTACTACTG CTTTAGATAAACCACGTGGTCTGACTGCAGTGAATATTACAGACAGTGAAGCTCTACTTCTCTGGCAGCCCGCTATCGCTACTGTAGATGGCTACGTTATCACGTACAGTGCAGACTCAG TGGCTCCAGTGATGGAGCGCGTGTCAGGAAATGTGGTAGAGTTTGTGATGACCACACTGGTGCCAGCAACTCGATATACTGTAAAGGTTTATGCCATTAGGGATTTGGCCAAAAGCGCAGTAACAACAACTGAATTTGTCAcgg ATGTGGATGCACCTCATGACTTGGCAGCCAGCAACATCCAGACAGAGTCAGGATTACTAACCTGGAAGCCACCACGTGCTGATATTACTGGGTACATTCTCAGTTTTGAGTCTACTGATGGCGTCATTCGG GAAGTGGTTCTCAGTCCCAATGCAGTTTCCTACAATATGGTTCAGCTCAGTGCTTCAACAGAATACTCAGTTAGGCTGCAGGCCATAGCCGGGCCAAAGAGAAGCAGAGTTATCAGCACTGCCTTCACCACAA CTGGTGTACTCTACAAATACCCCAGGGATTGCTCCCAGGCATTGCTAAATGGTGATACCACATCTGGTCTGTACACCATCTATCTGGCTGGAGATGAGAGCCAACCTATTCAGGTTTACTGTGACATGACCACTGATGGAGGCGGATGGATT ATTTTCCTTAAACGCCAAAGTGGAAGGCTAGAATTTTTCCGAAACTGGAAGAATTACACAGCTGGCTTTGGGGACATGAATGATGAATTCTGGCTGG gTTTGTCCAACCTACATAAACTCACAGCTGGGGGTCAGTATGAGCTGCGGGTGGACCTTAGAGACAAAGGAGAAACAGCCTATGCTCATTACGACAAGTTTTCTGTCTCTGAACCCAGGACGCGCTACAAAGTCCATGTGGGTGGATACAGTGGAACGGCAG GTGACTCAATGACATATCACCATGGTCGTCCATTCTCCACTTTCGACCATGACAATGACATCGCCGTTACCAACTGTGCTCTTTCATACAAGGGCGCTTTCTGGTATAAAAACTGTCACCGTGTCAATCTCATGGGAAGATATGGTGATAACAGTCACAGCAAG GGCGTCAATTGGTTCCACTGGAAGGGCCATGAGCACTCCATTGAGTTTGCAGAGATGAAAATCAGGCCATCCAACTTCAGAAACCTAGAAGGACGGAGGAAACGCTCTTAA